In Persicimonas caeni, a single window of DNA contains:
- a CDS encoding aminotransferase class V-fold PLP-dependent enzyme, translated as MDRSDVLIELIRDSIIGEDRAIDGPYGHRRVTYADYTASGRALSFIEDYIREQVLPLYANTHTETSGTGLQTTRFREEARQIIADAVSATDEDVVLFCGSGATGAINKLVDILNLRLPADLNERFGLDEHIPADERPVVFIGPYEHHSNELPWRESIADVVEIEEDVDGRIDLEMLEEKLVEFADRPLKIGSFSAASNVTGIGSKTREVSVLLHRHGALSFWDFAAAGPYVKVEMTPQDDGPDGDLVYKDAIFMSPHKFIGGPGTPGVLVVKKKLLSNRVPTTPGGGTVAYVNAKEHRYLDDPIHREEGGTPAIVESIRAGLVFQLKEAVGHEAIAQREHRFIKKAIDTWSEHPKMDILGNPDAWRLSIVSFVVRHGERYLHHNFVVALLNDLFGIQARGGCSCAGPYGHRLLGIDLETSHAFEREIVRGCEGIKPGWVRVNFNYFLTDEVFDYILEAVAFVAEHGWKLLPDYAFEPDTGRWYHRERRLQAPHSLLDISYETGFPRHPRHRATAPATELPRYLDEARQIVERAEERYCGLDLEAPKVREDFEKLRWFPLPDEALAELNGTPSASLNKNPLQLEN; from the coding sequence ATGGACCGCAGTGATGTTCTTATCGAATTGATTCGCGACAGCATCATCGGCGAGGACCGCGCGATCGACGGTCCCTATGGACATCGGCGGGTGACCTACGCCGACTACACCGCCTCGGGGCGCGCGCTGAGCTTCATCGAGGACTATATTCGCGAGCAGGTCCTGCCGCTGTACGCGAATACGCACACCGAGACCTCGGGCACCGGTCTGCAGACCACGCGTTTTCGCGAGGAGGCGCGCCAGATCATCGCCGACGCGGTGAGCGCGACCGACGAGGACGTCGTCCTCTTTTGCGGCTCGGGGGCCACCGGGGCCATCAACAAGCTCGTCGACATCCTCAACCTGCGGCTGCCGGCCGACCTCAACGAGCGCTTCGGGCTCGACGAACATATCCCCGCCGACGAGCGCCCGGTCGTCTTCATCGGCCCTTACGAGCATCACTCCAACGAGCTTCCCTGGCGCGAGTCGATCGCCGACGTCGTCGAGATCGAAGAGGACGTCGACGGGCGCATCGACCTGGAGATGCTCGAAGAGAAGCTCGTCGAGTTCGCCGACCGGCCGCTCAAGATCGGCAGCTTCTCGGCCGCCTCCAACGTCACCGGCATCGGCTCGAAGACCCGCGAGGTGTCGGTCCTGTTGCATAGGCACGGGGCGTTGTCGTTTTGGGACTTCGCCGCCGCCGGCCCCTACGTCAAAGTCGAGATGACCCCGCAGGACGACGGCCCTGACGGCGACCTCGTCTACAAAGACGCCATCTTCATGTCGCCGCACAAATTCATCGGCGGCCCGGGCACCCCGGGCGTGCTGGTCGTCAAAAAGAAGCTGCTCTCCAACCGCGTGCCCACCACGCCTGGCGGCGGCACCGTCGCCTACGTCAACGCCAAGGAGCACCGCTACCTCGACGACCCGATTCACCGCGAAGAAGGCGGCACGCCGGCCATCGTCGAGTCGATCCGCGCCGGCCTGGTCTTCCAGCTCAAAGAGGCCGTCGGCCACGAGGCCATCGCCCAGCGCGAGCACCGCTTCATCAAGAAGGCCATCGACACCTGGTCCGAGCACCCGAAGATGGACATCCTGGGCAACCCGGACGCATGGCGGCTGTCCATCGTCTCGTTCGTGGTGCGCCACGGCGAGCGCTACCTGCACCACAACTTCGTGGTCGCGCTGCTCAACGATTTGTTTGGGATTCAGGCCCGCGGGGGCTGCTCGTGCGCCGGGCCCTACGGCCACCGCCTCCTGGGCATCGACCTGGAGACCTCACACGCTTTCGAGCGCGAGATCGTGCGCGGCTGTGAGGGGATCAAGCCGGGGTGGGTGCGCGTGAACTTCAACTACTTCCTGACCGACGAGGTCTTCGACTATATCCTCGAGGCGGTCGCCTTCGTGGCCGAGCACGGCTGGAAGCTGCTGCCCGACTACGCCTTCGAGCCCGACACCGGCCGCTGGTACCACCGCGAGCGCCGCTTGCAGGCGCCGCACTCGCTACTCGACATCTCCTACGAGACCGGCTTTCCGCGCCACCCGCGCCACCGCGCCACCGCCCCGGCCACCGAATTGCCGCGCTACCTCGACGAGGCGCGTCAAATCGTCGAGCGCGCCGAAGAGCGCTACTGCGGCCTCGACCTCGAGGCGCCGAAGGTGCGCGAGGACTTCGAGAAGCTGCGCTGGTTCCCGCTGCCCGACGAGGCGCTCGCCGAGCTCAACGGCACGCCTAGCGCGTCGCTGAACAAGAATCCGCTACAGTTGGAGAACTGA
- the ltaE gene encoding low-specificity L-threonine aldolase has translation MIDLRSDTVTRPTPEMRRAMAEAPVGDDVFGDDPTVHELEALAADTLGKEAALFVASGTMSNLCAIMTHCGRGDEYIVGQNAHTYRYEGGGAAVLGSVQPQPIENAPDGSIPVDKIEAAIKPDALVFAKTRLVCLENTIGGKVIGPEYVDEVADVVARHGLAFHLDGARLFNAAVALGVGAGELARPFDTVSICLSKGLGAPVGSVLCGPADFIERARRWRKVLGGGWRQAGVLAAAGIIALRDHVDSLADDHEHARLLADGLTRAGFEVDGPHTNTLFVTIDARAQDEIADFMLERGVQIYVRGPVLRLVTHRDLARSDIEKVVESFEAFAGS, from the coding sequence ATGATCGATCTGCGAAGCGACACCGTCACCCGCCCCACCCCCGAAATGCGCCGCGCCATGGCCGAAGCGCCCGTCGGCGACGACGTCTTCGGCGACGACCCCACCGTCCACGAGCTCGAAGCGCTCGCCGCCGACACCCTCGGCAAAGAGGCGGCGCTCTTCGTGGCCAGCGGCACGATGAGCAACCTGTGCGCCATCATGACCCACTGCGGGCGTGGCGACGAGTATATCGTGGGCCAAAACGCGCACACCTACCGCTACGAAGGCGGCGGCGCGGCGGTGCTCGGCAGCGTGCAGCCCCAGCCTATCGAGAACGCGCCCGATGGTTCGATTCCGGTCGATAAGATCGAGGCCGCCATCAAACCCGACGCGCTCGTCTTCGCCAAGACGCGGCTCGTCTGCCTGGAGAACACCATCGGCGGCAAGGTCATCGGGCCCGAGTACGTCGACGAGGTCGCCGACGTCGTCGCCCGCCACGGGCTCGCCTTCCACCTCGACGGCGCGCGCCTGTTCAACGCCGCCGTTGCCCTGGGCGTCGGCGCCGGCGAACTCGCCCGGCCCTTCGACACCGTGTCGATCTGCTTGTCGAAGGGATTGGGCGCGCCGGTCGGCTCGGTGCTGTGTGGACCGGCCGACTTCATCGAGCGCGCCCGTCGCTGGCGCAAAGTGTTGGGCGGCGGTTGGCGGCAAGCCGGCGTGCTCGCCGCGGCCGGTATCATCGCCCTGCGCGACCACGTCGACTCGCTGGCCGACGACCACGAGCACGCGCGTCTGCTGGCCGACGGCCTCACACGCGCCGGCTTCGAAGTCGACGGCCCGCACACCAACACGCTCTTCGTCACCATCGACGCTCGCGCCCAAGATGAGATCGCCGACTTCATGCTCGAGCGAGGCGTCCAAATCTACGTGCGCGGCCCCGTTTTGCGGTTGGTGACCCACCGCGATCTCGCGCGCTCGGATATCGAAAAAGTTGTCGAATCCTTTGAGGCCTTTGCGGGCTCTTAG
- a CDS encoding toxin-antitoxin system YwqK family antitoxin, which yields MRRLSVLSVAVLLVSLLLPACVLNGTHTSEHFGYTDVDGETRRTSGKMTCDYVNGVPHGKCVVELRSGVTGKGTVERGLADGEWVWTDENGELMAKGSFVDDKPHGMWVYRNRRLKIGFTSREFAEAEGGWNNGKRSGTWTFVRTNGERIVANYTQGELDGRYEAYYASGQLERAGDYEAGDKVGVWKAFFPDGSLQTLTDRDAKKFERWTRPGYRRIEGTIYPSPRTVSLKSYKEWNKHLPLVRTVVKREKGPWRYGPKIDRQGREIAAWGEPCPEGTNLVGALGDELEQWCQLPAEDGLHKKHGPHWIWSTMNGRVISKGNYKNGERHGTWKTFWPTGGRWEVAEYVGGEKHGRYREYESDGRLKRQGDFKRGKRHGEWLYYNAAGQLEKKVEWANGKKR from the coding sequence ATGAGACGTCTGTCGGTCTTGTCGGTTGCCGTTCTGTTGGTGAGTCTTCTCCTTCCCGCCTGTGTGCTCAATGGGACGCACACGTCCGAGCATTTCGGGTATACCGACGTGGACGGTGAGACGCGCCGCACGTCGGGCAAAATGACATGCGACTATGTCAACGGCGTGCCGCACGGAAAATGTGTCGTGGAGTTGCGCAGCGGCGTCACCGGCAAAGGCACGGTCGAAAGGGGCCTGGCCGACGGCGAGTGGGTCTGGACCGACGAGAATGGCGAGTTGATGGCGAAGGGCAGCTTCGTCGACGACAAGCCCCACGGGATGTGGGTCTATCGCAACCGGCGACTCAAAATTGGCTTTACGAGCCGCGAGTTCGCCGAGGCCGAGGGCGGTTGGAACAACGGCAAACGCTCGGGAACCTGGACGTTCGTGCGCACCAACGGCGAGCGTATCGTGGCCAACTACACCCAAGGGGAGCTCGATGGACGCTACGAAGCCTACTATGCCTCCGGCCAACTCGAGCGAGCGGGCGACTATGAGGCCGGTGACAAGGTGGGCGTGTGGAAAGCGTTCTTCCCAGACGGAAGCCTGCAGACGCTGACCGATCGAGACGCCAAAAAGTTCGAGCGTTGGACACGTCCAGGGTATCGGCGAATCGAAGGCACCATCTATCCTTCGCCGCGCACGGTCAGCCTGAAGAGTTACAAGGAGTGGAACAAGCACTTGCCGCTGGTTCGCACGGTCGTCAAACGAGAGAAGGGACCGTGGCGCTACGGACCGAAGATCGACCGGCAGGGTCGCGAGATCGCTGCGTGGGGTGAGCCGTGTCCCGAGGGCACTAACCTTGTCGGCGCCCTGGGTGACGAGCTCGAGCAGTGGTGTCAGCTTCCGGCTGAAGATGGCCTCCACAAAAAGCACGGGCCGCACTGGATCTGGAGCACGATGAACGGGCGGGTCATCTCCAAAGGAAACTACAAAAATGGCGAGCGCCACGGTACCTGGAAGACGTTTTGGCCCACCGGCGGCCGGTGGGAGGTCGCCGAGTATGTGGGCGGCGAGAAGCACGGGCGCTACCGAGAATACGAGTCGGACGGGCGTTTGAAGCGTCAGGGCGATTTCAAACGGGGCAAACGCCACGGCGAGTGGCTCTACTACAACGCCGCCGGTCAGTTGGAGAAGAAGGTCGAATGGGCAAACGGGAAGAAGCGATGA
- a CDS encoding FAD-dependent oxidoreductase, with protein sequence MASVREQKAPKKMTVVGAGPVGCVLAMLLAKRGHDVEMYEMRPDMRAESADGGRSINLVLTDRGLRALEMFGLREKVLEITVPVLGRMMHSVDGELAYQPYGKDDSECNYSVSRGELNKFLLDAAEEMGITIHFEKTCTGADFDTSQLHFEGSDPVDAGVIFGADGAPSAVRKALVEAGAVDDSVEMLEYGYKELIFPAADGGEPAMAGHALHIWPRGDHFLMGLANLDGSFTGTIYLPWKGEHGFEELDSVEKVRAFFEEFYPDAIPLLGEDFEEEYLSNPNGKLGTVRCKPWHLGDRALLIGDAAHGIVPFFGQGLNCGFEDCVVLDEVFTQTDDLAEAFSTFDTRRKPNSDAIADMALENFVEMRDKVGDPHFLLKKAVEHRLENEFTDIYRSRYAMVMYSYIPYSVAYSLGEVQQEILEELCADIERPEDADMEHARELIEQKLVPLYDQHDVDLSF encoded by the coding sequence ATGGCAAGCGTTCGAGAGCAGAAGGCCCCCAAAAAGATGACCGTCGTGGGCGCAGGCCCGGTGGGCTGCGTGCTCGCAATGCTTCTGGCCAAGCGCGGCCACGACGTCGAGATGTACGAGATGCGTCCCGATATGCGCGCAGAATCGGCCGACGGTGGCCGGTCCATCAACCTCGTGCTCACTGACCGCGGGCTTCGCGCGCTCGAGATGTTCGGGCTTCGCGAGAAGGTCTTGGAGATCACCGTGCCGGTGCTCGGGCGCATGATGCACTCGGTCGACGGCGAGCTCGCCTACCAGCCCTACGGAAAGGACGACTCGGAGTGCAACTACTCGGTGTCGCGCGGCGAGCTCAACAAGTTCTTGCTCGACGCCGCCGAGGAGATGGGCATCACCATTCACTTCGAGAAGACCTGCACGGGCGCGGACTTCGACACATCGCAGCTTCACTTCGAGGGATCTGACCCGGTGGACGCCGGCGTCATCTTCGGCGCCGACGGCGCGCCCTCGGCGGTGCGCAAGGCGCTGGTGGAGGCCGGCGCGGTCGACGACTCGGTCGAGATGCTCGAGTACGGCTACAAAGAGCTCATCTTTCCGGCCGCCGACGGCGGCGAGCCGGCCATGGCGGGCCACGCGTTGCATATCTGGCCGCGCGGCGACCACTTCCTGATGGGCCTGGCGAACCTCGACGGCAGCTTCACCGGCACGATTTACCTGCCGTGGAAAGGCGAGCACGGCTTCGAGGAGCTCGACAGCGTCGAGAAAGTGCGCGCCTTCTTCGAGGAGTTCTACCCCGACGCCATCCCACTTCTCGGCGAAGACTTCGAAGAGGAGTACCTGTCGAACCCCAACGGCAAGCTCGGCACCGTGCGCTGCAAGCCGTGGCACCTGGGCGACCGCGCGCTTCTGATTGGTGACGCCGCCCACGGCATCGTTCCCTTCTTCGGACAGGGCCTCAACTGCGGCTTCGAAGACTGCGTCGTCCTCGACGAGGTCTTTACACAGACCGACGACCTCGCCGAGGCGTTTTCGACCTTCGACACGCGCCGCAAGCCCAACAGCGACGCCATCGCCGACATGGCGCTCGAGAACTTCGTCGAGATGCGCGACAAGGTCGGCGACCCGCACTTTTTGCTCAAAAAGGCCGTCGAGCACCGCCTCGAGAACGAGTTCACTGACATCTACCGCTCGCGCTACGCGATGGTGATGTACAGCTATATCCCGTACAGCGTGGCCTACAGCCTGGGCGAAGTGCAGCAGGAGATCCTCGAGGAGCTCTGCGCCGACATCGAGCGCCCCGAGGACGCCGACATGGAGCATGCGCGAGAACTCATCGAGCAAAAGCTCGTGCCGCTGTACGACCAGCACGACGTCGACCTATCTTTCTAG
- a CDS encoding type II toxin-antitoxin system ParD family antitoxin translates to MDVKLTPELEKWVQDRLATGMYTSESEVVREALRLMQRQEELYDNQRRELRAELEEGIEQLDRGEGRSFDSSAVADIKRAGREKLDRNS, encoded by the coding sequence ATGGACGTAAAACTCACCCCCGAATTAGAAAAATGGGTCCAAGACCGCCTAGCGACGGGGATGTACACCTCAGAAAGTGAGGTCGTCCGAGAAGCCCTGCGGCTGATGCAACGCCAGGAGGAGCTATACGACAATCAGCGCCGTGAACTCCGCGCTGAACTCGAGGAAGGCATCGAGCAACTCGACCGCGGTGAGGGGCGCTCGTTCGATTCGTCTGCGGTGGCCGACATCAAACGTGCCGGCCGAGAGAAGCTCGACCGTAACTCCTAA
- a CDS encoding CAP domain-containing protein, whose amino-acid sequence MTFAVPAARRRARFAVHALVLIASFSLVACGDDIAPPSQGSGDAGVESHSDDHSEQEDSPSFAPPTVTPDDGPAYFEPVERDAGEPAPDSDESDPSDSGTYEPTPIDDAGTGDEPAEEPPAEDDQPTNDAPEQDDEPVDDTPEPPQQPDTGSTPDAGSTPDTGGWDAGEPDTSQPDTSQPDPSQPDAGSGGGGTVIDCRDASTWPSAWVQLEDQILQMTNAERAAGASCGGSFYSPQPALTADPQLREAARCHSMDMAIQNYFSHTSANGDSMSDRINATGYPWRSIGENIAAGYRTPSSAMTGWMNSSGHCRNIMSGFTELGVGYYNGGSGGYGHYWTQNFGIPSGSSSNTGGWSGGGYDAGSQDSGSQDAGSYDAGEADTGSYDAGSYDTGSYDAGSSPDTGSTGGGSSSGGGSTALDCRDASTWPTDWVAYEDQILQLTNAERAAGASCGATYYSPQPALTADPQLREAARCHSLDMAVQDYFSHTSANGDSMSDRINATGYPWRSIGENIAAGYRDPISAMVGWMNSDGHCRNIMSGFTELGVGYVYLDNNRYGYFWTQNFGIPR is encoded by the coding sequence ATGACGTTCGCAGTACCTGCGGCCCGACGCCGCGCCCGCTTTGCAGTCCACGCCCTCGTTCTGATCGCATCATTTAGCCTGGTCGCCTGCGGCGACGACATCGCGCCCCCTAGCCAAGGCTCGGGCGACGCCGGTGTCGAATCGCACAGCGACGATCATTCTGAACAGGAAGATTCGCCGAGCTTTGCCCCGCCGACGGTCACACCGGACGACGGCCCCGCCTATTTCGAGCCGGTCGAGCGCGACGCCGGCGAGCCCGCCCCAGATAGCGACGAATCCGATCCTAGCGATTCCGGAACCTACGAGCCGACGCCCATCGACGACGCGGGCACGGGCGACGAGCCTGCTGAAGAGCCGCCTGCCGAAGACGACCAACCCACAAACGACGCGCCCGAGCAGGACGACGAGCCTGTTGACGACACGCCCGAGCCGCCCCAACAACCCGACACAGGCTCGACGCCCGACGCAGGTTCGACGCCTGACACAGGCGGATGGGACGCCGGCGAGCCCGATACGAGCCAGCCCGACACCAGCCAGCCCGACCCAAGTCAACCCGACGCGGGCTCCGGCGGTGGAGGCACCGTCATCGACTGTCGCGACGCCTCGACCTGGCCGTCCGCGTGGGTGCAGCTCGAAGACCAGATCCTGCAGATGACCAACGCCGAGCGCGCCGCCGGGGCGAGCTGCGGCGGAAGCTTCTACTCCCCGCAGCCGGCCCTGACCGCCGACCCGCAACTGCGCGAGGCCGCGCGCTGCCATAGCATGGACATGGCCATCCAGAACTACTTCAGCCATACGAGCGCCAACGGCGACTCGATGTCCGACCGTATCAACGCCACCGGCTACCCCTGGCGCAGCATCGGCGAGAATATCGCCGCCGGCTACCGCACCCCCAGCTCGGCGATGACTGGCTGGATGAACTCCTCGGGTCACTGTCGCAACATCATGAGCGGGTTCACCGAGCTCGGCGTGGGCTACTACAACGGCGGCTCCGGCGGGTACGGCCACTACTGGACGCAGAACTTCGGCATCCCTAGCGGGAGCTCGTCGAACACCGGCGGCTGGAGTGGTGGAGGCTACGACGCGGGTAGCCAAGACTCGGGTAGCCAAGATGCAGGGAGTTACGACGCCGGCGAAGCCGACACCGGCAGTTACGACGCTGGTAGTTACGACACCGGAAGTTACGACGCGGGCAGCTCTCCCGACACCGGTTCGACGGGCGGCGGCTCGTCGAGTGGCGGAGGAAGCACCGCCCTCGACTGTCGCGACGCGTCGACCTGGCCGACCGACTGGGTCGCCTACGAAGACCAGATCTTGCAGCTGACTAACGCCGAGCGCGCCGCCGGCGCCTCGTGCGGCGCCACCTACTACTCGCCGCAGCCGGCCCTGACGGCCGACCCGCAACTGCGCGAGGCCGCCCGCTGCCACAGCCTCGACATGGCCGTGCAGGACTACTTCAGCCACACCAGCGCCAACGGCGACTCGATGTCCGACCGCATCAACGCCACCGGCTACCCCTGGCGCAGCATCGGCGAGAATATCGCCGCCGGTTACCGCGACCCGATCTCGGCGATGGTCGGCTGGATGAACTCCGACGGCCACTGCCGCAACATCATGAGCGGCTTCACCGAGCTTGGCGTTGGCTACGTGTACCTGGACAACAACCGGTACGGCTACTTCTGGACGCAGAACTTCGGGATTCCGAGGTAA
- a CDS encoding type II toxin-antitoxin system RelE/ParE family toxin, with product MTLDLNISPAAEHDLIDIWAFIASDNPNAADDFVDALHSRCFALTHTPRMGRCRDDLVRGLRSFPFRNYVIFYRIAETSVDVVRVLSGLRNIRPSLF from the coding sequence ATGACTCTCGACCTCAACATCTCACCTGCGGCCGAGCACGATCTCATCGATATTTGGGCGTTTATCGCCTCAGACAATCCAAATGCCGCTGATGATTTCGTCGATGCGCTTCACTCCAGGTGTTTCGCTTTGACACATACGCCTCGCATGGGTCGCTGCCGAGACGACCTGGTCCGCGGCCTGCGCAGCTTCCCTTTCCGTAACTACGTCATCTTCTATCGCATCGCTGAGACGTCGGTCGACGTGGTGCGTGTGCTCAGTGGGCTTCGCAACATCAGACCTTCGTTATTCTGA
- a CDS encoding glutathione S-transferase family protein, with protein sequence MSQQEVNVYSLGGAWGTASASPFCLKLLTWLRMSDVPHRVTYLKGPPKSSTGKAPYIDRPDGSYLEDSSFIIETLTREHGVELDAHLSDAQRATAHMLQRTLENSLYFVMIWQRWIENWEVTREAFFGHLPPVVGTVVPALLRRRVAKQTHQQGIGRLPKKEIFDIGCADVGAVASVLGDNDWFFGEPSTTDAMVHSFFSGILAAPIDDRLKEAVQSHDNLVAHSQRIDDLYWT encoded by the coding sequence GTGAGCCAACAAGAAGTCAACGTCTACAGCCTCGGCGGCGCCTGGGGCACTGCCAGCGCCAGCCCGTTTTGCCTCAAGCTCCTGACGTGGCTGCGCATGAGCGACGTCCCCCACCGAGTCACCTACTTGAAAGGCCCGCCCAAGTCGTCGACCGGCAAGGCGCCCTATATCGACCGGCCCGACGGGAGCTACCTCGAGGACAGCAGCTTCATCATCGAGACGCTCACCCGTGAGCACGGCGTCGAACTCGACGCCCACCTGAGCGACGCGCAGCGCGCCACGGCCCACATGCTGCAGCGCACGCTCGAGAACAGCCTCTACTTCGTGATGATCTGGCAGCGTTGGATCGAAAACTGGGAGGTCACCCGTGAGGCGTTCTTCGGCCACCTCCCACCGGTCGTCGGCACGGTGGTCCCCGCGCTACTTCGCCGCAGGGTCGCCAAGCAGACCCACCAGCAAGGCATCGGGCGGCTGCCCAAGAAGGAGATCTTCGACATCGGCTGCGCCGACGTCGGCGCCGTGGCCAGCGTCCTCGGCGACAACGACTGGTTCTTCGGCGAGCCCTCGACGACCGACGCCATGGTCCACTCGTTCTTCTCGGGCATCCTCGCCGCCCCCATCGACGACCGACTCAAAGAGGCGGTCCAATCCCACGACAACCTCGTCGCCCACTCCCAACGTATCGACGACCTGTACTGGACCTAA
- a CDS encoding monooxygenase, which yields MAAKNRWMVLCLAGVLSVAGCSSDNGGGSGKIGEQPETDTGSVEEDTGGSDEDAAQGPVTYYQHIKPILESNCVSCHTEGGIAPFVLDSYEAAKPVAGGLATAVESGSMPPWPPQEGCGEFQHTRAVTADEIAKIREWADTGAPEGDPANAASGQVDTVELGEPDFVADPGFDYVGNPPEGGIDDYHCFVIDPQLDQDRFLRAFESIPGNDSIVHHVLLYSAGPDEASRIQELEDEDTSSPGYTCFGGPRLSEPTLLGGWVPGTVPLDFGADKGIRIEQGSKLVMQVHYNMLNDPGGTDRTTVELHYTDGTPDVELAMLPLAQTNLNIAAGNAEAVETVSIDLPIPIDLYGVVPHMHLLGKSIDVKYTKDGQDTCLVDIPEWDFDWQGFYLYKDPVRIPGSSRVTLTCKFDNSPENQPDGRTPRDVTWGEGTYDEMCLNYVIIKRPPGL from the coding sequence ATGGCTGCAAAGAATCGATGGATGGTGCTCTGTCTGGCGGGTGTGTTGAGCGTGGCGGGCTGTTCGTCGGATAACGGCGGAGGCAGCGGGAAGATCGGCGAACAGCCCGAGACGGACACGGGCAGCGTCGAAGAGGACACCGGCGGCTCCGACGAGGACGCCGCGCAGGGTCCGGTGACCTACTACCAGCACATCAAACCGATCCTCGAATCGAACTGTGTGAGCTGTCACACCGAAGGGGGCATCGCCCCGTTCGTGCTCGACTCCTACGAAGCCGCCAAGCCGGTCGCCGGCGGGCTGGCCACCGCCGTCGAGAGCGGCAGCATGCCGCCCTGGCCGCCCCAGGAGGGCTGCGGCGAGTTCCAGCACACCCGCGCGGTCACCGCCGACGAGATCGCCAAGATTCGCGAGTGGGCCGACACCGGCGCCCCCGAGGGCGACCCGGCCAACGCCGCCAGCGGCCAGGTAGACACCGTCGAGTTGGGCGAGCCCGACTTCGTGGCCGACCCCGGCTTCGACTACGTGGGCAACCCGCCCGAAGGCGGCATCGACGACTACCACTGCTTCGTCATCGACCCGCAGCTCGACCAAGACCGCTTTTTGCGCGCCTTCGAGTCGATCCCGGGCAATGACTCCATCGTCCACCACGTACTCCTCTACTCCGCCGGACCCGACGAGGCCTCGCGCATCCAGGAGCTCGAAGACGAGGACACCAGCTCGCCTGGCTACACCTGCTTCGGCGGCCCGCGCCTGAGTGAGCCCACGCTGCTCGGCGGCTGGGTGCCGGGCACCGTGCCGCTCGACTTCGGCGCCGACAAGGGCATCCGCATCGAGCAGGGCTCGAAGCTCGTCATGCAGGTCCACTACAACATGCTCAACGACCCGGGCGGCACCGACCGCACCACCGTCGAGCTGCACTACACCGACGGCACGCCCGACGTCGAGCTGGCCATGCTGCCGCTCGCCCAGACCAACCTGAATATCGCCGCCGGCAACGCCGAGGCCGTCGAGACCGTCTCCATCGACCTGCCCATCCCCATCGACCTGTACGGCGTGGTCCCCCACATGCACCTGCTCGGCAAGAGCATCGACGTCAAATACACCAAGGACGGCCAAGACACCTGCCTGGTCGACATCCCCGAGTGGGATTTCGACTGGCAAGGCTTCTACCTCTACAAGGACCCCGTCCGCATTCCGGGCAGCTCGCGCGTCACCCTGACGTGCAAGTTCGACAACTCCCCCGAGAACCAACCCGACGGGCGCACCCCGCGCGACGTGACCTGGGGCGAGGGAACCTACGACGAGATGTGCTTGAACTACGTGATCATCAAGCGACCGCCGGGATTGTAA
- a CDS encoding 3D domain-containing protein, whose amino-acid sequence MKQWQWAAWALAISMLAGCVSDKVVGGGQEASADVADTATDTSSTQDAASDAAPSDVSDTRADIQPDTTPDVQPDTVSDTTSDTQPGPGTSIGTFWNTYYYLADEAGYSGADDTTLYDDSCNPIAEVPSEFADDACIEGSARLEDGTVINYHSPCSCGPCSFCWAEMDPDTHPWGMGSRGNALEPLVSWAVDTDVIARGTVVYVEEWDGVEIPQIGELGGFTHDGCFRADDVGGAINGNHFDFFAGTPEMWQALEGIYPTRTDFEVYVDSPRCSGG is encoded by the coding sequence ATGAAGCAATGGCAGTGGGCGGCGTGGGCGCTGGCAATTTCAATGTTGGCCGGCTGCGTGAGCGATAAGGTGGTCGGCGGAGGCCAAGAAGCATCTGCGGACGTGGCCGACACGGCGACGGATACCTCGTCGACGCAGGACGCAGCCTCCGACGCGGCGCCGAGCGACGTCTCCGATACCCGGGCCGACATCCAGCCCGACACCACACCGGACGTCCAACCGGACACCGTGTCTGACACCACGTCGGACACACAACCCGGCCCGGGCACCTCCATCGGTACGTTCTGGAACACCTATTACTACCTGGCCGACGAGGCGGGCTATTCGGGCGCGGACGACACGACGCTGTACGACGATAGCTGCAATCCCATCGCCGAGGTGCCCTCGGAGTTCGCCGACGACGCCTGCATCGAGGGGAGCGCGCGGCTCGAGGACGGCACGGTCATCAACTACCACTCACCGTGCTCGTGCGGGCCGTGCTCGTTTTGCTGGGCGGAGATGGACCCCGATACCCACCCGTGGGGCATGGGCTCGCGCGGCAATGCGCTCGAGCCGCTGGTGTCGTGGGCGGTCGACACCGATGTGATCGCGCGTGGCACGGTGGTCTATGTCGAGGAGTGGGACGGCGTCGAGATTCCGCAGATTGGCGAGCTCGGCGGGTTCACCCACGACGGGTGCTTCCGGGCCGACGACGTCGGCGGGGCGATCAACGGCAATCACTTCGACTTCTTCGCGGGCACGCCGGAGATGTGGCAGGCGCTCGAGGGCATTTATCCGACGCGGACCGACTTCGAGGTGTACGTCGATTCGCCGCGGTGTTCGGGGGGCTGA